One window of Paenibacillus albicereus genomic DNA carries:
- a CDS encoding glycosyl hydrolase family 18 protein, translating into MMAIHSRKAKPSVRLFAALMSLFVLIPFYGAGTALTADAAGTTPAAPAPAADHPRKIVAYFPEWGDQENKGFYTVDKIPWGSITHINYAFAKVNAQNKIDFIDRKAAVEKDYAGQLADLPFKGHFNQLVKYKQLYPDVRTLISVGGWAASGGFYNMANTEAGRETFANSVIDFLRTYRFNGVDIDWEYPSGTGQSGNPNDFAVAEPLRKVNYDNYILLMKKLREKLDAAGAQDNQKYDLTVAATASSWILGGMKLGEANQYLDWANLMTYDFHGAWNGYVGPHSALYPDARDTETAALGTPVLNTDWATRYYLGTLPPEKIVIGVPYYSRGWKNVNGGIDNTGLYGTAPTTGGGADGEFGIWNDPAPEQPGGANPIWHILNLLKDPANKRYFDPVTKTPYLFNASKKVFLTYEDTESLGYKLDYIKEKGLGGMMFWELTGDYSQAADGTYTYGNTLTEFAYGKLKTAGLPGGPAKPQLPAPKNFSIAFSGNYDHPNYTYSLKITNNTGADIAGGWKLEFDLPTTTTLTSAWGAGSVERISAGWDFNRYRLTGTATQTIASGATLDIPGMMKLNFSGGPQRVTLNGSSSQAEYDKLYGGTAPSPTPSPTATPSATPGSSATPSPTASPTATPTPTVTPGACTAAAWNATTAYSGGQKASYNGTAYEAKWWTQGDRPDLSGANGPWKATGACGTPSPTPTPSATPTATPTPAPTATPKPSVTPSPTATPTPAPTATPKPSVTPSPTATATPTATPTPAPTATPGASAWTAGTAYKTGDKVTYGGKTYSCLQPHTALAGWEPSTTPALWKLA; encoded by the coding sequence ATGATGGCCATCCATTCCCGCAAAGCCAAGCCGTCCGTCCGACTGTTCGCCGCCCTGATGAGCCTGTTCGTGCTCATCCCGTTCTATGGAGCAGGTACCGCGCTGACGGCCGACGCGGCCGGCACGACGCCTGCCGCTCCCGCTCCCGCCGCCGATCATCCCCGCAAGATCGTCGCCTACTTCCCTGAATGGGGAGACCAGGAAAACAAGGGCTTTTACACGGTCGACAAAATTCCTTGGGGAAGCATCACGCACATCAACTACGCTTTCGCCAAAGTAAACGCCCAGAACAAGATCGACTTCATAGACCGCAAGGCGGCTGTCGAGAAGGACTATGCCGGGCAGCTCGCCGATCTTCCGTTCAAGGGGCATTTCAACCAGCTCGTGAAGTACAAGCAGCTCTATCCGGACGTACGCACGCTGATCTCGGTCGGCGGCTGGGCCGCATCCGGGGGCTTCTACAACATGGCCAACACGGAAGCGGGCCGCGAGACGTTCGCGAACAGCGTCATCGACTTCCTGCGGACCTATCGGTTCAACGGCGTCGACATCGACTGGGAGTATCCTTCCGGTACGGGCCAATCGGGCAATCCGAATGACTTCGCTGTCGCCGAGCCGCTGCGCAAGGTCAACTATGACAACTATATCCTACTGATGAAAAAGCTGCGCGAGAAGCTGGACGCTGCAGGCGCCCAAGACAATCAGAAATATGATCTGACGGTCGCCGCGACGGCGTCGAGCTGGATTCTCGGCGGCATGAAGCTTGGCGAGGCCAACCAATATCTCGACTGGGCGAACCTCATGACCTACGATTTCCATGGCGCATGGAACGGTTATGTCGGTCCGCACTCCGCTCTGTACCCAGACGCCCGCGACACGGAAACCGCCGCCCTCGGCACGCCGGTGCTGAACACCGACTGGGCGACCCGCTATTACCTGGGCACGCTGCCCCCGGAGAAGATCGTCATCGGCGTCCCGTACTATTCCCGCGGGTGGAAGAACGTAAACGGCGGAATCGACAACACCGGCTTGTATGGTACGGCGCCGACGACCGGAGGAGGAGCGGACGGAGAGTTCGGCATTTGGAACGATCCGGCGCCGGAGCAGCCGGGCGGAGCGAACCCGATCTGGCATATTCTCAATCTGCTCAAAGACCCGGCCAACAAGCGCTATTTCGACCCGGTGACAAAAACGCCTTACCTGTTCAATGCGAGCAAAAAAGTGTTCTTGACCTATGAGGATACGGAATCGCTCGGCTACAAGCTGGACTACATCAAGGAAAAGGGCTTGGGCGGCATGATGTTCTGGGAGTTGACCGGCGACTATTCGCAGGCGGCAGACGGAACGTACACCTACGGCAATACGCTGACGGAGTTCGCCTACGGCAAGCTCAAGACGGCGGGACTGCCCGGCGGACCGGCCAAGCCGCAGCTGCCGGCCCCGAAAAACTTCAGCATCGCTTTCAGCGGCAATTACGATCATCCGAACTATACGTACTCGCTCAAAATCACGAACAACACCGGAGCGGATATCGCCGGCGGCTGGAAGCTTGAATTCGACCTGCCGACGACGACGACGCTGACGTCCGCCTGGGGAGCCGGCTCGGTCGAGCGCATCTCGGCCGGGTGGGATTTCAATCGCTATCGCCTGACGGGCACGGCGACCCAGACGATCGCCAGCGGCGCGACGCTGGACATTCCGGGCATGATGAAGCTGAACTTCTCAGGCGGACCGCAGCGCGTGACGCTGAACGGCAGCTCGTCGCAAGCCGAGTATGACAAGCTGTACGGAGGTACGGCTCCAAGCCCGACGCCAAGTCCGACCGCAACGCCGAGCGCGACTCCGGGCTCGAGCGCGACGCCTAGTCCTACGGCTTCGCCGACCGCGACGCCGACGCCGACCGTCACTCCCGGCGCATGCACCGCAGCCGCTTGGAACGCGACGACTGCCTACTCCGGCGGCCAGAAGGCTTCCTACAACGGCACGGCATACGAGGCGAAGTGGTGGACGCAGGGTGACCGGCCTGACCTCAGCGGAGCGAACGGTCCGTGGAAGGCCACCGGCGCTTGCGGAACGCCGAGCCCGACGCCGACACCTAGTGCGACACCGACGGCGACGCCAACTCCGGCGCCGACGGCAACGCCGAAACCAAGCGTGACGCCGAGCCCGACGGCGACGCCAACCCCGGCGCCGACGGCAACGCCGAAGCCGAGCGTGACGCCGAGCCCGACGGCAACGGCAACCCCGACGGCAACGCCGACCCCGGCTCCGACGGCGACGCCAGGCGCGTCCGCCTGGACTGCCGGCACGGCCTACAAAACCGGGGACAAAGTGACGTATGGCGGAAAAACTTACAGCTGCTTGCAGCCTCATACGGCGCTGGCCGGCTGGGAGCCGTCTA
- a CDS encoding glycosyl hydrolase family 18 protein, producing MIFKSRKSRRGYAIAMVAAMALSMFPAFGGSVKQAEAASNYKIVGYYASWAAYGRAYNVTDIDASKMNVINYAFADICWNGKHGNPDPTGPNPTTWSCQNEAGQTINAPNGTVVLGDPWIDAQKSFGDDKWDDPIKGNLKQLWKLKDKNPDLKTVISIGGWTWSNRFSDVAASAATREVFANSSVDFIRKYKMDGVDLDWEYPVSGGLDGNSYRPEDKQNYVLLLQKVREKLDAAEKVDGKEYLLTIASGAGPTYIQNNDLVGIANVVDWINIMTYDFNGSWNKTSGHNAPLYYDTAASNSGLTDPQNFNIDKAVTTYLSKGVPASKLVLGMAFYGRGWGGCPTAGNGQYQVCAGISSTGTWEKGSYDFYDLEANYINKNGYTRYWNDAAKVPYLYNPTNGTFISYDDVQSFDFKTSYLKSKGLAGAMFWETSGDRNKTLLNKLASDLGYAGATPTPVPTATPSATPTPTTSPTATPGTTPTPTATPTPGACTVAAWSSTAVYNGGQKASYNGTIYEAKWWTQGDRPDLSGASGPWKTAGTCGTATPTPSATPTPTPITTPTPTPKPSTTPTATPTATPTATPSATPTATPTATPTATPTPGVSAWASGIAYKTGDTVSYSGKTYTCLQPHTSLAGWEPATTPALWKLK from the coding sequence ATGATATTCAAATCTCGTAAATCCCGGAGAGGCTATGCGATCGCGATGGTCGCGGCTATGGCGCTTTCCATGTTCCCGGCCTTCGGGGGCAGCGTGAAGCAGGCTGAGGCGGCTTCGAACTACAAGATTGTCGGCTACTATGCCTCATGGGCGGCTTATGGCCGCGCCTACAACGTAACGGATATCGACGCCAGCAAGATGAACGTCATCAATTACGCGTTTGCCGATATATGCTGGAACGGAAAGCATGGAAATCCGGATCCGACAGGTCCAAATCCGACGACCTGGTCCTGTCAGAACGAAGCCGGCCAGACGATCAACGCACCGAACGGAACGGTCGTGCTGGGCGATCCATGGATCGATGCCCAGAAGAGCTTCGGCGACGACAAGTGGGACGACCCTATCAAAGGCAACCTCAAGCAGCTGTGGAAACTCAAGGATAAGAATCCGGACTTGAAGACGGTCATCTCGATCGGCGGCTGGACGTGGTCGAACCGTTTCTCCGATGTCGCCGCTTCGGCAGCGACGCGTGAAGTGTTCGCCAACTCCTCGGTCGACTTCATCCGCAAATACAAGATGGACGGCGTCGATCTCGATTGGGAGTACCCGGTCAGCGGCGGTCTCGACGGCAACAGCTACCGTCCGGAAGACAAGCAGAACTATGTCCTGCTGCTTCAGAAAGTACGGGAGAAGCTCGACGCGGCCGAAAAGGTCGACGGCAAGGAATACCTGCTGACGATCGCTTCCGGAGCCGGTCCGACCTATATCCAGAACAATGATCTCGTGGGCATCGCGAACGTCGTCGACTGGATCAACATCATGACCTACGATTTCAACGGCAGCTGGAACAAGACGAGCGGTCACAACGCTCCGTTGTACTACGATACGGCCGCAAGCAACAGCGGCCTGACGGATCCGCAAAACTTCAACATCGACAAGGCGGTCACCACCTATCTGTCCAAAGGCGTACCGGCCAGCAAGCTCGTCCTCGGCATGGCGTTTTATGGACGGGGCTGGGGTGGATGCCCGACGGCGGGCAACGGCCAATATCAGGTATGCGCCGGCATCTCTTCGACCGGAACGTGGGAGAAGGGCAGCTACGACTTCTATGACCTTGAAGCCAACTACATCAATAAAAACGGCTACACCCGCTACTGGAACGACGCTGCGAAGGTGCCTTATCTGTACAATCCGACCAACGGCACGTTCATCAGCTACGACGACGTTCAATCCTTCGACTTCAAGACGAGCTACCTGAAGTCCAAGGGACTGGCCGGCGCGATGTTCTGGGAGACGAGCGGCGACCGCAACAAAACGCTGCTGAACAAGCTGGCATCCGATCTCGGATACGCTGGCGCGACGCCGACGCCGGTACCGACGGCTACGCCTAGCGCGACGCCAACGCCGACCACTAGCCCGACTGCGACGCCAGGCACGACGCCGACGCCGACCGCAACGCCTACTCCTGGCGCATGCACCGTGGCGGCCTGGAGCTCGACGGCGGTTTACAACGGCGGCCAGAAAGCTTCTTATAACGGAACGATTTATGAAGCGAAATGGTGGACGCAAGGCGATCGCCCGGATCTGAGCGGCGCGAGCGGTCCTTGGAAAACGGCTGGAACTTGCGGAACCGCCACTCCGACGCCTTCTGCGACGCCGACGCCAACGCCAATCACGACGCCAACGCCAACGCCAAAGCCGAGCACGACGCCAACGGCTACACCGACGGCTACACCGACGGCTACACCGAGCGCAACGCCGACGGCTACACCGACCGCAACGCCGACAGCTACACCGACTCCGGGCGTATCTGCATGGGCGTCGGGAATCGCCTACAAAACGGGCGACACGGTAAGCTACAGCGGCAAGACGTATACGTGCCTTCAGCCGCACACCTCTTTGGCAGGCTGGGAGCCGGCTACGACTCCCGCTCTCTGGAAACTGAAATAA
- a CDS encoding ABC transporter ATP-binding protein, with product MTETTTASPGTGKRLLRYALFYKKPILIALVLLALAVCAEMVGPLLAKRMIDNNILGIERTWVEVEPGTKDSVEYGGTSYKRIDRLEPGEGGAGRLSIVQEGMSFYPYPAALPEGSDAAVADGVLTVKAGAGSIEMPVEAMSREQVYAFYKPEIRPLLQLAAAYFGLLVVAAFFTYGQKLMLQTTANRIVQRMREDVFAHTQRLPVNYFDNLPAGKVVSRITNDTEAVRELFVAVLANFFSGIIYMAAILGALFVLSPTMALFALPMIPILILWIYFYRRVAGRYNSIIRAKLSDINAMINESIQGMSIIRAFRRQRKTAEEFQEMNDEFFSYKIKLLKVDAWTSHNLVNVIRNIVFLIALWMFWGDDLGKLVTVGVMYAFIDYMNRMFQPIVGIVNQLTNLETARVSAGRVFELLDEPGVDVDEGKMPRYKGEVAFDGVTFAYKNDDYVLKDISFAARQGETVALVGHTGSGKSSILNLLFRFYDIEQGRITVDGIDVRDIPKQQLRQHMGIVLQDPFLFTGTIASNVSLGNPAISREKVVQALKDVGAYEMFMRFPQGIDEPVIEKGSTLSAGQRQLISFARALAYDPAILILDEATASIDTETESIIQRALDVLSQGRTTFVIAHRLSTIRAADQILVLDRGVIVERGNHEQLMDHGGKYYAMYQLQAGEGLGVKVS from the coding sequence GTGACGGAAACGACGACAGCGAGTCCCGGAACGGGGAAGCGGCTGCTCCGATATGCATTATTCTATAAGAAACCTATCTTGATCGCTCTCGTCCTGCTGGCGCTGGCGGTGTGCGCCGAGATGGTCGGCCCGCTGCTGGCGAAGCGGATGATCGACAACAACATCCTCGGCATCGAGCGCACCTGGGTCGAGGTCGAGCCAGGGACAAAGGATTCCGTCGAGTACGGCGGCACTTCCTACAAGCGGATCGACCGGCTGGAGCCGGGAGAAGGCGGGGCAGGCCGCCTGTCCATCGTGCAGGAGGGGATGAGCTTCTACCCTTATCCGGCTGCCTTGCCGGAAGGCAGCGACGCCGCAGTCGCGGACGGCGTGCTGACCGTCAAGGCAGGCGCGGGCTCCATCGAAATGCCGGTCGAGGCGATGAGCCGGGAGCAGGTGTACGCCTTCTACAAGCCGGAGATCCGTCCGCTGCTCCAGCTGGCCGCCGCCTACTTCGGCCTTCTCGTCGTCGCGGCGTTCTTCACCTACGGGCAGAAGCTCATGCTGCAGACGACGGCCAACCGGATCGTGCAGCGCATGCGCGAGGACGTGTTCGCCCATACACAGCGCTTGCCGGTGAATTATTTCGACAACCTGCCGGCAGGCAAGGTCGTCTCCCGGATCACCAACGACACCGAAGCGGTGCGCGAGCTTTTCGTCGCGGTGCTGGCGAACTTCTTCAGCGGCATCATCTATATGGCGGCGATTCTCGGAGCGCTGTTCGTCCTCAGTCCGACGATGGCTCTGTTCGCCTTGCCGATGATTCCCATTCTAATCTTGTGGATCTACTTCTACCGGCGCGTGGCGGGGCGGTACAACAGCATCATCCGCGCCAAGCTGAGCGACATCAACGCGATGATCAACGAATCGATTCAAGGGATGAGCATCATCCGCGCGTTCCGCCGCCAGCGCAAGACGGCCGAGGAGTTCCAAGAGATGAACGACGAGTTCTTCTCCTATAAAATCAAGCTGCTGAAAGTGGATGCGTGGACCTCGCACAACCTCGTCAACGTCATCCGCAACATCGTCTTCCTGATCGCGCTCTGGATGTTCTGGGGAGATGATCTCGGCAAGCTGGTCACCGTCGGCGTCATGTACGCCTTCATCGATTATATGAACCGCATGTTCCAGCCCATCGTCGGCATCGTCAACCAGCTGACGAATCTGGAGACGGCGCGGGTTTCCGCCGGACGCGTCTTCGAGCTGCTCGACGAGCCAGGAGTCGACGTCGACGAGGGCAAGATGCCGCGCTACAAGGGCGAGGTGGCGTTCGACGGCGTCACGTTCGCCTACAAGAACGATGACTACGTGCTCAAGGACATCTCCTTTGCCGCCCGCCAGGGCGAGACGGTCGCTCTGGTCGGCCATACGGGCTCAGGCAAGAGCTCCATCCTGAACCTGCTCTTCCGCTTCTACGATATCGAGCAGGGACGAATTACCGTCGACGGGATCGACGTGCGGGACATTCCGAAGCAGCAGCTGCGCCAGCACATGGGCATCGTGCTGCAGGATCCGTTCCTGTTCACCGGCACGATCGCCTCCAACGTCAGCCTGGGCAATCCGGCCATTTCCCGCGAGAAGGTCGTGCAGGCGCTGAAGGATGTCGGAGCGTACGAGATGTTCATGCGCTTCCCTCAGGGCATCGACGAGCCGGTCATTGAAAAGGGGAGCACGCTGTCCGCAGGACAGCGGCAGCTCATCTCCTTCGCCCGTGCGCTTGCCTACGATCCGGCGATCCTGATTCTGGACGAGGCGACGGCCAGCATCGACACCGAGACGGAGTCGATCATCCAGCGGGCGCTGGATGTGCTGAGCCAGGGACGCACGACGTTCGTCATCGCCCATCGCCTCTCTACGATCCGCGCGGCGGATCAGATTCTCGTGCTCGACCGCGGCGTCATCGTCGAGCGGGGCAATCACGAGCAGCTGATGGATCATGGGGGCAAATACTACGCCATGTATCAGCTCCAGGCCGGCGAAGGTCTGGGCGTCAAGGTGTCGTGA
- a CDS encoding ABC transporter ATP-binding protein, whose product MFSVIGKLGWFFRLEWKRYTIAITLLVLVGLVEVLPPKLLGYTVDGISQGTLSNDRFFLIVAGWIAITVTSYFVTYIWMSRLFGGANVLERLLRGKLMGHFLKMTPTFYERNRTGDLMARSTNDLWAVSVTAGFGILTLIDSTAFMLTILFMMAVLISWKLTLAALLPLPIIAIVMGIFGKLIHERFMKAQDAFGELNDEVLESVSGVRVVRAYVQEAADRERFHAKTSEVLSRNIAVAKIDALFEPVNKILVGLSYIIGLVYGGVLVFQGEITLGDLISFNIFLGMLIWPMFAIGELINMLQRGNASLDRVEETLGARADVQDEGELSELEAPGAIVLNDYTFRYPSSPEDNLSGISFSLPQGATLGIVGRTGSGKTTLLKQLIREYPVGSGELTIGGVAIDRLPLDRLHGWFGYVPQQPVLFSRSIRENILFGSEHATGEDLERALVRASFAKDILFLPEGLETLVGEKGVALSGGQKQRVSIARALIADPEILLLDDALSAVDAKTEAEIIEGIRTERAGKTTIITTHRLSAVQHAELILVLDDGRIVQRGTHEELLQQGGWYREQYDRQQLEAYVES is encoded by the coding sequence TTGTTCAGCGTCATAGGCAAGCTGGGCTGGTTTTTCCGGCTCGAATGGAAACGGTATACGATCGCAATCACGCTGCTGGTGCTGGTCGGCCTGGTCGAGGTGCTTCCCCCGAAGCTTCTCGGCTACACGGTCGACGGCATCAGCCAAGGCACGCTCTCGAACGACAGGTTTTTCCTGATCGTCGCGGGCTGGATCGCGATCACGGTGACGAGCTACTTCGTCACCTACATCTGGATGTCCCGCCTGTTCGGCGGGGCGAACGTGCTGGAGCGGCTGCTGCGGGGCAAGCTGATGGGACACTTCCTCAAGATGACTCCGACGTTCTACGAACGCAACCGCACCGGGGACCTGATGGCTCGCTCTACGAACGATCTGTGGGCGGTCTCGGTGACGGCGGGCTTCGGCATCCTGACGCTGATCGACTCGACGGCGTTCATGCTGACGATCCTCTTCATGATGGCGGTGCTCATCAGCTGGAAGCTGACGCTGGCGGCGCTGCTGCCTTTGCCGATCATCGCGATCGTCATGGGCATTTTCGGGAAGCTGATCCACGAGCGCTTCATGAAAGCTCAGGACGCGTTCGGCGAGCTGAACGACGAGGTGCTGGAGTCCGTGTCCGGCGTGCGCGTCGTCCGCGCCTACGTGCAGGAAGCGGCGGACCGCGAGCGGTTCCACGCCAAGACGAGCGAGGTGCTATCGCGCAACATCGCGGTCGCCAAGATCGATGCTTTGTTCGAGCCCGTCAACAAGATTCTCGTCGGCCTCAGCTACATCATCGGCCTGGTTTACGGCGGCGTGCTCGTGTTTCAAGGCGAGATCACGCTCGGCGATTTGATTTCGTTCAACATTTTCCTCGGCATGCTGATTTGGCCGATGTTCGCCATCGGCGAGCTCATCAACATGCTTCAGCGAGGCAACGCTTCCCTCGACCGGGTCGAGGAGACGCTCGGGGCCAGGGCGGACGTGCAGGACGAAGGCGAGCTGTCGGAGCTGGAGGCGCCGGGAGCGATCGTGCTGAACGACTATACGTTCCGCTACCCGTCCTCGCCGGAAGACAACCTGAGCGGCATCAGCTTTTCGCTGCCGCAGGGAGCGACGCTCGGCATCGTCGGACGTACGGGCAGCGGCAAGACGACGCTGCTCAAGCAGCTGATCCGCGAGTACCCGGTCGGCAGCGGTGAGCTGACGATCGGCGGCGTGGCGATCGACAGGCTGCCGCTTGACCGCTTGCACGGCTGGTTCGGCTACGTGCCTCAGCAGCCGGTCCTGTTCTCCCGCTCGATCCGCGAGAACATTCTGTTCGGCAGCGAGCATGCGACCGGGGAAGACCTGGAGCGCGCGCTCGTCCGGGCGTCGTTCGCCAAGGACATCCTGTTCCTGCCGGAAGGGCTGGAGACGCTTGTCGGGGAAAAAGGCGTCGCTCTATCCGGCGGACAGAAGCAGCGGGTGAGCATCGCCCGGGCGCTCATCGCCGATCCGGAGATTCTGCTGCTCGACGACGCGCTGTCGGCGGTCGACGCCAAGACCGAGGCGGAGATCATCGAAGGCATCCGTACGGAGCGAGCGGGCAAGACGACGATCATCACGACGCATCGCCTGTCGGCCGTGCAGCACGCGGAGCTCATTCTCGTCCTTGACGACGGACGCATCGTGCAGCGCGGCACGCACGAGGAGCTGCTGCAGCAAGGCGGCTGGTATCGGGAGCAGTATGACCGCCAGCAGTTGGAGGCGTATGTGGAGTCCTGA
- a CDS encoding right-handed parallel beta-helix repeat-containing protein, which yields MKGFLLLSLVATLPAPIAAPAVHAANEIRTAPSALTAAPAPLRVVSCATASCLSRALKDVQPGDRIELAPGTYTGSFSSAVSGTAERPIELTSADPARQAVLSGYSASSGYAFNLKGGSRWIIRSLKFTNAQKGIILDRSDDSVLSDVEVYGTGYEAVHFRDGSKRGRIESSWIHDTGLSGPGYGEGVYVGSAEGASYDQNVHDTVISGVRFGPNIRAEHVDIKERTLRTIVENCIFDGTGISGANYADSFIDVKGNDAVIRGNTAYRNGNAAIADAFQLHSIVAGWGVNNRFAGNTAYLDGSAGYVVNATRDTQAFASGNVRYPAGNLYAGNVTSG from the coding sequence TTGAAAGGCTTCCTGCTGCTCTCGCTTGTCGCGACGCTGCCTGCCCCCATCGCAGCCCCCGCCGTCCATGCCGCGAACGAGATTCGGACGGCGCCCTCGGCGCTGACCGCGGCCCCGGCTCCGCTGCGCGTCGTCTCCTGCGCGACGGCTTCTTGCCTGAGCCGAGCGCTCAAGGACGTCCAGCCTGGCGATCGCATCGAACTGGCTCCAGGCACGTACACAGGCTCTTTTTCCAGTGCCGTCTCCGGCACGGCGGAGCGGCCGATCGAGCTGACGAGCGCCGACCCTGCGAGGCAGGCGGTGCTGTCCGGCTATTCCGCCTCTTCGGGCTATGCGTTCAACCTCAAGGGAGGCAGCCGCTGGATCATCCGTTCGCTCAAGTTCACCAACGCCCAGAAGGGCATCATCCTCGACCGTTCCGACGATAGCGTCCTCTCCGACGTAGAAGTGTACGGCACCGGCTACGAGGCAGTCCATTTCCGCGACGGCAGCAAGCGCGGCCGCATCGAGAGCTCCTGGATCCACGATACCGGCCTGAGCGGCCCGGGCTACGGGGAGGGCGTCTATGTCGGATCGGCCGAAGGGGCCAGTTATGACCAGAACGTGCACGACACGGTTATCTCCGGCGTCCGCTTCGGCCCGAATATCCGCGCGGAGCACGTCGACATCAAGGAGAGGACGTTGCGCACCATCGTGGAGAACTGCATCTTCGACGGCACGGGCATCAGCGGGGCCAATTATGCGGACAGCTTCATCGACGTCAAGGGCAATGATGCCGTCATCCGGGGGAATACCGCCTATCGCAACGGCAACGCCGCGATCGCCGACGCCTTCCAGCTCCACAGCATCGTGGCCGGCTGGGGCGTGAACAACCGCTTCGCCGGCAATACGGCTTATCTGGACGGCTCGGCCGGATATGTCGTCAACGCGACCCGCGATACGCAGGCCTTCGCCTCCGGCAATGTGCGGTATCCGGCCGGCAATCTGTATGCGGGCAACGTGACCTCCGGGTAA
- a CDS encoding monooxygenase family protein — translation MTTIQYWRTYEQLERYARHGQHLEAWQRFNRAVGTEGAVGVFHETYLVEPGRSESIYVNMPRVYLAKAGSHEPVGRGSHRSRERLGADRAPN, via the coding sequence GTGACGACGATCCAATACTGGCGAACCTATGAGCAGCTGGAGCGATATGCGCGTCATGGCCAGCATCTGGAGGCATGGCAGAGGTTCAATCGGGCTGTCGGAACCGAGGGGGCGGTCGGCGTATTCCATGAGACTTATCTGGTCGAGCCGGGACGATCCGAAAGCATCTACGTCAACATGCCGCGCGTGTATCTAGCCAAAGCCGGCAGCCATGAGCCTGTCGGCAGGGGGAGCCATCGTTCCCGGGAGCGTCTTGGCGCCGATAGGGCTCCCAACTAG
- a CDS encoding TetR/AcrR family transcriptional regulator — protein MASAKGETGDRRQQILDAAAALFAEQGYYKTTTADVARAVGVTQPYVFHFFKSKEALYLAVLERAADRIKSAFAEVEAPAEELEAAMGGAFYRLLASGCRNEVLLCMTAHSISDPPIRRFVSEEFARIHERIEGRFRLAGLPDPEFKTISFLGMGLVTALAELLGLQDRMLACMRPLLSEEG, from the coding sequence ATGGCATCAGCAAAAGGAGAAACGGGAGACCGACGGCAGCAGATTCTGGACGCGGCGGCAGCTTTATTCGCGGAGCAGGGCTATTACAAGACGACGACGGCGGATGTCGCCCGCGCGGTCGGCGTGACGCAGCCTTATGTATTCCATTTTTTCAAGTCCAAAGAAGCGCTCTATCTAGCTGTCCTCGAGCGCGCGGCGGATCGGATCAAGTCGGCCTTCGCCGAGGTGGAAGCCCCTGCGGAGGAGCTTGAAGCCGCGATGGGCGGGGCATTCTATCGCCTGCTCGCCAGCGGCTGCCGCAACGAGGTGCTCCTGTGCATGACGGCCCACTCGATCTCGGATCCGCCCATTCGTCGCTTCGTGAGCGAGGAGTTCGCCCGCATCCATGAGCGCATCGAAGGACGGTTCCGCCTAGCCGGCTTGCCGGATCCGGAGTTCAAGACGATCTCCTTCCTCGGCATGGGCCTGGTGACCGCGCTCGCGGAGCTGCTGGGCTTGCAGGACAGGATGCTCGCATGCATGAGGCCGCTGCTTTCGGAAGAAGGCTGA